In one window of Osmia lignaria lignaria isolate PbOS001 chromosome 11, iyOsmLign1, whole genome shotgun sequence DNA:
- the LOC117603642 gene encoding uncharacterized protein LOC117603642 — protein MTVTPSTSDVADKAVSTDDGGSGMEVARLEAVLAALVETKVEAIKASSALSKRSGSAPASPRRLRLTSTSTASSSLNHHHHHCRHQHRRKSHHHHHHHHHHHHHQQQQNRKRHDSAPCDEFLGDVTEHHHRNSHHSKGRRRASESPRRPRKKRKYSKNPNIIHGVVQDVQTGLDSRLELFGMDGDQDLALINFERARETLSDSCEYPQLHRSACYFSQSTAQLKIHYDDDDYVALNIADDLEEEETLSGPEKIAAPREKYHRPRRKRKRKRRKVVNTGPQEELVDPEELPPRARWTIVATACLLLAMSLLLVGVTLRMAPIIDEMVRRENEELLNSLNRVLVTENSTTSP, from the exons ATGACGGTGACTCCGTCGACTTCCGATGTCGCTGACAAGGCTGTTTCGACGGACGACGGTGGCAGTGGAATGGAGGTGGCACGTCTCGAAGCCGTCCTCGCTGCTCTGGTGGAAACGAAGGTGGAAGCGATTAAAGCGTCCTCCGCTTTAAGCAAACGTTCCGGCAGCGCGCCGGCAAGTCCTCGTCGGCTAAGGCTAACTTCCACTTCGACTGCCTCCTCCTCGTtgaatcatcatcatcatcattgcCGTCATCAACATCGAAGGAAGagtcatcatcatcaccatcatcatcatcatcatcatcaccatcagcAGCAGCAGAACCGCAAGAGGCACGATTCCGCTCCTTGCGATGAGTTCCTCGGAGACGTCACGGAACATCATCATCGTAATTCTCATCATA GTAAAGGAAGACGAAGAGCATCGGAAAGTCCACGACGTCCAAGAAAGAAGCGCAAATACTCAAAAAATCCGAACATCATTCACGGCGTTGTCCAAGACGTTCAGACTGGTCTTGATTCACGTTTAGAGCTTTTCGGAATGGATGGTGATCAAGATCTCGCATTGATAAACTTTGAAAGGGCTCGAGAGACTCTCAGCGATTCCTGCGAATATCCGCAGTTGCACCGAAGTGCCTGCTACTTTTCTCAAAGTACAGCTCAATT AAAGATCCattacgacgacgacgattacGTGGCGTTGAACATAGCTGACGATTTGGAAGAAGAGGAAACCTTGAGCGGTCCCGAGAAGATCGCGGCACCTCGAGAGAAGTATCATCGACCCCGTAGAAAGCGGAAACGGAAACGGCGTAAAGTGGTCAATACAGGTCCTCAAGAGGAACTGGTTGATCCCGAAGAACTTCCTCCTCGTGCTCGATGGACGATCGTCGCGACTGCTTGTCTTCTCCTTGCTATGTCTTTGCTCTTGGTCGGAGTCACCCTTAGAATGGCGCCAATCATTGACGAAATGG